The genomic stretch GAGCGTCCTGTCCTTTGGCGGCAAGGGCGCCTGGGTCATCACCACCTCTGCGCTGTTCCTCGGTGTTCCGTTTGCGCTGTCCTTTGCCGAGGACCAGCAGCTGACTGCCATGGAGCAGGAGTACAACATGCGACAGACTGGCAGCGAGCTGCTTACCGCCGGAACAGAGGGAAGCACAGCGGACCAGATTGGAGCTGCTCTGGGCCCTGAGCAGACCAAGGCTGCTCTGTGAAGAGGGTGATACACACGAAATAAattcgaaaaaaaaaaaaacaggatGTAACAAAAACAAGAGGGAATGAGATTTGGGGCGCTCATGGTGCAAACGTAGGCGCTTGGAACTGGAAAACAACGATTGGTTCTAATGTAATGACTGGCTTACAATACCAAATGacggaggaggatgatgggaC from Trichoderma atroviride chromosome 3, complete sequence encodes the following:
- a CDS encoding uncharacterized protein (TransMembrane:1 (o65-84i)), whose translation is MTTSLIPNPKSPTSPTLTPQKKPSPNGYTLSATSSPPTTRGWVSSRVNAVTSAAWSVLSFGGKGAWVITTSALFLGVPFALSFAEDQQLTAMEQEYNMRQTGSELLTAGTEGSTADQIGAALGPEQTKAAL